The Chryseobacterium aureum genome contains a region encoding:
- the tamL gene encoding translocation and assembly module lipoprotein TamL: MSNKFHTYCKYLLVSGMASTITSCSNTRFLKEGQMLYTGAQVKIESDTISKKEKKDLKAALEENLTPKPNSTFLGMRPKLYFYNIAKEPKKDKGFNYWLKYKVGEKPVLLGDVDREFNKDIIVNYSENKGYFNARASYDTVSKNKKAQVIYTVRPGARYLIDGVKFQKDSTLVNQEIQGLTQRTLLKNGKPFDLDVIKTERERIDNGLKERGFYYFHPDNIIVQADSTVSKNHKVELNVKLKDNTPDLATQQFSINDVIVFPNYNIQDVKDGKYSIPMNKDSLSKYAFDDIYVIDPQHKFKPKIFDRALYFKKGDLYNRSNHNLTLNRLISLGVFKFVKNEFVVSDSLSHKFDAYYLLTPRQIQSLRLEALGRTNSANYAGSELNLNWTHRNFFRGAEQFKAAIFGAFDFQMGGAQDANNIFRAGANAQLSIPRIVAPFRFHSSSEFVPRTNITLGYEFQNRTKYYTLNNFTGSFGYLWKENARKEHELKVIDITLVSPAKVTALYDSISATNPAMRRIVDRQLIFGPTYSYTYTNTMLPKTNTVYYKGTLDLAGNITGLVTGADVKKDKEKKIFGIPFSQYVKIENDFRFYHKFTEKSSLATRFIGGIAYPYGNSEYIPFSKQFFSGGSNSIRAFRARTLGPGSFDPRTLEPGTYFDQSGDIKLELNAEYRANLYKFLNAAVFVDAGNIWLLHDDSNRPGAKFSKDFLNEIAVGAGVGLRLDFSILILRLDLAMPLRVPYYEKGDRWAFDKINFGDSSWRKDNLVLNIAIGYPF, encoded by the coding sequence ATGAGTAATAAGTTCCATACATATTGTAAATATCTGTTGGTTTCCGGAATGGCATCCACCATAACCTCGTGCAGCAACACCAGGTTTTTGAAAGAAGGGCAAATGCTGTATACAGGAGCCCAAGTAAAGATTGAAAGCGATACGATTTCCAAAAAAGAAAAAAAGGACCTTAAGGCCGCGCTGGAAGAAAACCTCACCCCTAAACCCAATTCTACATTTTTGGGAATGCGTCCCAAGCTGTATTTTTATAATATAGCCAAGGAACCGAAAAAGGACAAAGGTTTTAATTACTGGCTTAAATATAAAGTAGGTGAAAAACCTGTATTATTAGGAGATGTAGACCGTGAATTCAATAAAGACATTATTGTCAATTATTCTGAAAACAAAGGATATTTCAATGCCAGAGCTTCTTATGACACAGTTTCTAAGAATAAGAAGGCACAGGTTATTTATACAGTAAGACCTGGCGCCAGATATCTGATTGACGGGGTTAAATTTCAGAAGGACTCTACATTGGTGAATCAGGAAATTCAGGGTTTAACCCAAAGAACGCTTCTTAAAAACGGAAAACCCTTTGATCTGGATGTCATCAAAACAGAAAGAGAAAGAATAGATAATGGCTTAAAGGAAAGAGGTTTTTATTATTTCCATCCTGATAATATTATCGTTCAGGCAGACAGCACGGTAAGCAAAAACCATAAGGTAGAGCTTAATGTTAAGCTGAAAGACAACACCCCTGATCTGGCAACGCAGCAATTCAGCATCAATGATGTTATTGTATTTCCTAATTACAACATTCAGGATGTAAAAGACGGAAAATACAGCATTCCGATGAATAAAGATTCTCTTTCCAAATATGCTTTTGATGATATTTACGTTATTGATCCACAGCATAAATTTAAACCAAAGATTTTTGACAGAGCTTTATACTTCAAAAAAGGAGATCTTTATAACCGTTCCAATCATAATCTTACGCTGAACCGTTTGATCAGTTTGGGCGTTTTCAAATTTGTAAAAAATGAATTTGTGGTTTCAGATTCACTAAGCCATAAATTCGATGCCTATTACCTATTGACTCCAAGGCAAATTCAGTCCCTTCGTCTGGAAGCTTTAGGAAGAACAAATTCCGCAAACTATGCAGGAAGTGAGCTTAACCTGAACTGGACCCACCGAAATTTCTTCAGAGGGGCAGAACAATTCAAAGCAGCAATCTTCGGAGCTTTTGATTTCCAGATGGGAGGTGCTCAGGATGCCAATAATATTTTCCGTGCAGGAGCGAATGCGCAGCTTTCTATCCCGAGAATTGTGGCGCCGTTCCGTTTCCATTCTTCCAGTGAATTTGTTCCGAGAACGAATATCACTTTGGGATATGAGTTCCAGAACAGAACAAAATATTACACCCTAAATAACTTTACCGGATCATTCGGATATCTGTGGAAAGAAAATGCCAGAAAAGAACATGAGCTGAAGGTGATTGACATTACACTGGTTTCTCCAGCAAAGGTCACCGCTTTATATGATTCTATCTCTGCAACAAATCCTGCTATGCGAAGAATTGTAGACAGACAGTTGATTTTTGGACCTACTTATTCTTACACCTATACCAACACCATGCTTCCAAAGACCAATACCGTTTATTATAAAGGGACTCTTGATCTTGCAGGAAATATCACAGGATTAGTAACCGGAGCAGACGTAAAAAAAGATAAGGAAAAGAAAATATTTGGGATTCCTTTCAGCCAATATGTAAAGATTGAAAACGATTTCAGGTTCTATCATAAGTTCACGGAAAAGTCTTCTCTGGCTACGAGATTTATCGGAGGAATTGCCTATCCATACGGAAACTCAGAATATATCCCTTTCTCCAAGCAGTTTTTCTCCGGAGGGAGTAACAGTATCAGGGCATTCCGTGCAAGAACATTAGGACCAGGAAGCTTTGATCCGAGAACGCTGGAACCAGGTACTTATTTTGACCAGTCCGGAGATATCAAACTGGAACTGAATGCAGAATATCGTGCTAATCTTTATAAATTTTTAAATGCTGCGGTGTTTGTAGATGCCGGAAATATCTGGCTGCTTCATGACGACTCCAATAGGCCGGGAGCTAAGTTTTCAAAAGACTTTTTAAATGAAATTGCGGTGGGAGCCGGAGTAGGTCTGAGACTGGATTTTTCGATCCTGATTCTGAGACTGGATCTTGCAATGCCACTGAGAGTCCCTTACTATGAGAAAGGAGACAGATGGGCCTTCGATAAAATCAACTTCGGAGACTCCAGCTGGAGAAAAGATAATCTTGTTTTAAATATTGCCATCGGATATCCATTTTAA
- a CDS encoding YihY/virulence factor BrkB family protein, with product MIKNAKFFWEVLKDTFTEWNNSSASKDSASLAYYAIFSIPGLLIIIIWVLGNFFGEEAIRGQISTQISGIMGPDVAKSIEGMLAGALIDKKNIFMKAVGVGSLIFGSTTLFFQLQHTLNTLWEVEAAPKKALVKFLLDRANSLGMILILGFLLMITMVLSSLISLFNTIITQYFGFETYMLVETVNFAVGFGLVMLLFALMFKVLPDVLVSWKPVWKGAFLTTVLFTLGKFLLSLYFNQVKPTSAFGAAGTVILIMMWINYSCMLIFFGAEFTKVYTYKKGYKVVLSKHARWTPAKLYADSLKQMHGEANDKT from the coding sequence ATGATCAAAAATGCCAAATTTTTCTGGGAAGTTCTAAAAGATACGTTTACGGAATGGAACAATTCTTCTGCATCAAAAGATTCAGCGAGTCTTGCGTATTATGCCATCTTTTCTATCCCCGGATTATTGATCATTATTATCTGGGTACTTGGGAATTTCTTTGGCGAAGAAGCCATCCGCGGGCAGATCAGCACACAGATCAGCGGCATTATGGGACCGGATGTAGCAAAAAGTATTGAAGGGATGCTCGCTGGTGCTTTGATTGACAAAAAGAATATTTTTATGAAAGCCGTAGGAGTAGGCTCATTGATTTTTGGTTCTACTACTCTTTTCTTTCAACTACAGCATACGTTAAATACCCTTTGGGAAGTAGAAGCTGCCCCCAAAAAAGCACTGGTCAAATTCTTATTAGACAGAGCCAATTCTTTAGGAATGATTCTTATTCTGGGATTTCTTTTAATGATCACCATGGTTTTATCATCTTTAATCAGCCTGTTTAACACCATAATTACCCAGTATTTTGGTTTTGAGACCTATATGCTGGTAGAAACTGTAAATTTTGCCGTTGGTTTTGGCCTTGTCATGCTTTTATTTGCTTTAATGTTTAAAGTACTGCCTGATGTTTTGGTGAGCTGGAAACCGGTATGGAAAGGAGCATTTCTGACGACTGTTTTATTTACGCTCGGAAAATTTTTATTGAGTCTTTATTTCAATCAGGTAAAACCTACTTCAGCCTTTGGTGCTGCGGGAACTGTTATCCTGATTATGATGTGGATCAACTATTCCTGTATGCTGATATTTTTTGGTGCGGAATTCACTAAAGTTTATACGTACAAAAAGGGATATAAGGTAGTTCTTTCCAAACATGCCCGATGGACGCCTGCCAAACTGTACGCGGACAGTCTGAAACAGATGCACGGTGAAGCTAATGATAAAACGTAA
- the argS gene encoding arginine--tRNA ligase, with protein MNIKDSIEQKLSEVILNVYQLKDIKLEVQENKTEFEGDFTIVTFPLVKQLKKNPESIGVELGEALTAQTELFESFNVVKGFLNVKVKNQLFVDNFRSVTQNFSTIEKKNATVMVEYSSPNTNKPLHLGHIRNNLLGFSVAQILKEAGYDVIKTQIINDRGIHICKSMLAWEKFGNGETPETTHIKGDKFVGNYYVEFDKNYKKEIADLVGQGIGEDQAKKEAPVMKEAQKMLLDWENGDETVRALWAEMNSWVYKGFNETYKRLGVDFDQVQYESNTYILGKDLIQAGLDKGVLYQKEDGSVWCDLTDEGLDQKLLLRSDGTSVYMTQDLGTAVERFKQNNIQKLIYTVGNEQDYHFQVLFKILKKLGYEWADQLFHLSYGMVELPEGKMKSREGTVVDADDLMQEMYETAKAKAQELGKLESLSEEDKEASYETVGLGALKYFMLKVDPKKKMLFNPAESIDFNGNTGPFIQYTYARIQSLLSKAGTLQAQTADIELNQSEKELIMQLANFKTTVAKSAETLSPALVANYVYDLVKAYNSFYQNNPILSQEDESVKQFRLNISDITAKTIRKSLELLGIGTVNRM; from the coding sequence ATGAATATTAAAGATAGTATAGAACAAAAACTTTCGGAAGTCATTTTAAATGTATATCAGTTAAAAGACATTAAGCTGGAAGTTCAGGAAAATAAAACAGAATTTGAGGGCGATTTTACCATTGTCACTTTTCCTTTGGTAAAACAATTGAAAAAAAATCCGGAGAGCATCGGAGTTGAATTAGGTGAAGCTTTGACAGCGCAGACAGAACTTTTTGAAAGCTTTAATGTCGTAAAAGGATTCCTTAATGTGAAGGTGAAAAACCAGTTATTTGTAGATAACTTCAGATCCGTAACGCAAAATTTTTCTACCATAGAAAAGAAAAATGCTACGGTAATGGTAGAATATTCTTCACCGAATACCAACAAGCCGCTACACTTAGGACATATCAGAAATAATTTATTAGGTTTCTCGGTAGCCCAGATTTTAAAAGAAGCGGGATATGACGTGATCAAAACTCAGATTATCAATGACAGAGGTATTCATATCTGTAAATCGATGCTGGCTTGGGAAAAGTTTGGGAATGGAGAAACTCCTGAAACAACCCACATCAAAGGAGATAAGTTTGTTGGAAACTACTATGTGGAGTTTGACAAAAATTATAAAAAAGAAATCGCAGATCTTGTAGGACAAGGTATAGGAGAAGACCAGGCTAAAAAAGAAGCTCCGGTAATGAAGGAAGCTCAAAAAATGCTTTTGGATTGGGAAAATGGTGATGAAACGGTGAGAGCGCTTTGGGCAGAGATGAATTCATGGGTTTATAAAGGATTCAACGAAACCTACAAAAGATTAGGCGTTGATTTTGACCAGGTTCAATACGAAAGCAACACTTATATTTTAGGAAAAGACTTAATTCAGGCTGGATTAGACAAAGGAGTCCTGTATCAGAAAGAAGACGGTTCTGTTTGGTGTGATCTTACCGATGAAGGATTAGATCAGAAATTATTGTTACGTTCAGACGGGACATCGGTTTATATGACGCAGGATCTTGGAACAGCAGTGGAGCGTTTTAAGCAAAATAATATTCAGAAACTGATCTATACCGTAGGAAATGAACAGGATTATCACTTCCAGGTTTTATTTAAAATCCTGAAAAAATTAGGATATGAATGGGCAGATCAGCTGTTCCATCTTTCTTACGGAATGGTAGAGCTTCCTGAGGGTAAAATGAAATCCCGTGAAGGAACGGTAGTGGATGCGGACGATCTGATGCAGGAAATGTATGAAACGGCAAAAGCTAAAGCTCAGGAATTAGGAAAACTGGAAAGCCTTTCAGAAGAAGATAAAGAAGCATCTTATGAAACAGTAGGATTAGGTGCATTGAAATATTTCATGCTGAAAGTGGATCCTAAGAAGAAAATGCTTTTCAATCCTGCTGAAAGTATTGATTTCAACGGAAATACAGGGCCGTTTATTCAGTATACTTATGCCCGTATTCAGTCATTATTGTCTAAAGCAGGTACTTTACAGGCGCAAACTGCTGATATTGAATTAAATCAGTCTGAAAAAGAACTGATTATGCAGCTGGCCAACTTTAAAACAACAGTAGCTAAGTCAGCAGAAACCTTAAGCCCAGCTTTAGTAGCAAACTATGTATATGACCTGGTGAAGGCATATAATTCTTTCTATCAGAATAACCCGATTCTGAGCCAGGAAGATGAAAGTGTAAAACAATTCCGTTTGAATATTTCAGATATCACAGCAAAAACGATCAGAAAATCGTTAGAATTGCTGGGAATCGGAACCGTAAACAGAATGTAA
- a CDS encoding SusD/RagB family nutrient-binding outer membrane lipoprotein, translated as MNKKIKHILLSGALVSSLFAANSCQRDITTLNEDPKHPSVVPSSNLLATGLYQAFYYMYTGSVNFNNYRFFTQQWTETTYTQETNYNLITRAQPRAHFNRMYVYSLNSLNQAMKNLPAELNEDADIANNKWATLEISSIFVWENIVDTYGDVPYTQALKAETIKSPKYDDAKSIYLDLIKRLDVALSKINTSKTSYDTADLIYKGNMSKWKKLANSIKLRLAMNLADVDPAMSKSVAESAIAAGVIDSDTASFSLAFDGGTFSNPLFDDLVASGRNDFIPSSVIVSPMNTNSDPRRSAYFTPLTNGTFKGGVYGSQNSYASNSHVNPNFTAANAPAKLFSYTETQFLKAEAAARGYNVGDTAANLFALALQSSMMENGVSSVDALAYVAAHPLNAANWKQSIGYESWVAMWNNPFSAWNFVRRLDYPVLQTPPNSQIGGVPYRMLYSDQEYVVNFDNVSAAAAAIGGDKATTKLFWDKF; from the coding sequence ATGAACAAAAAGATAAAACATATATTGTTATCAGGAGCTTTGGTTTCGTCATTGTTTGCGGCCAACTCTTGCCAGAGGGATATTACGACCCTGAATGAAGATCCTAAACATCCATCTGTAGTGCCATCAAGTAACTTGCTTGCTACAGGTTTATACCAGGCTTTTTATTATATGTATACTGGTAGTGTGAACTTCAATAACTACAGATTCTTTACACAGCAGTGGACAGAGACAACATATACGCAGGAAACGAACTATAATTTAATTACAAGAGCACAGCCGAGAGCTCATTTTAACAGAATGTATGTTTATTCTCTGAATAGTTTGAATCAGGCAATGAAAAACCTCCCTGCTGAATTAAATGAGGATGCTGACATCGCAAATAATAAATGGGCTACGTTAGAAATTTCTTCAATATTTGTATGGGAAAATATTGTTGATACCTATGGTGATGTGCCATATACTCAGGCTTTAAAAGCAGAAACAATAAAATCTCCTAAATATGATGATGCCAAATCTATTTATTTGGATCTTATTAAAAGATTAGATGTAGCTCTATCAAAAATTAATACATCCAAAACAAGTTATGACACAGCTGATCTTATTTATAAGGGAAATATGTCTAAATGGAAAAAACTTGCCAATTCTATTAAACTGCGTTTGGCGATGAATCTGGCGGATGTTGATCCTGCAATGTCTAAGTCTGTGGCTGAATCTGCTATTGCTGCTGGAGTAATAGATTCTGATACCGCATCATTTTCATTAGCATTTGACGGAGGAACGTTTTCAAACCCTTTATTTGATGATTTAGTAGCATCAGGGAGAAATGATTTTATACCTTCTTCAGTAATTGTTTCTCCAATGAATACCAATTCAGACCCAAGAAGAAGTGCTTATTTTACTCCATTAACAAACGGTACATTTAAAGGAGGAGTATATGGTTCTCAAAACTCATATGCTAGTAATTCTCACGTAAATCCAAATTTTACTGCTGCAAATGCTCCTGCTAAACTTTTTAGCTATACTGAAACACAGTTTTTGAAGGCGGAAGCAGCAGCAAGAGGCTATAATGTTGGAGATACAGCAGCTAATTTATTTGCGTTAGCGTTACAATCATCAATGATGGAAAATGGCGTTTCCTCTGTAGATGCGCTTGCCTATGTAGCAGCTCATCCATTAAATGCTGCCAACTGGAAACAATCTATTGGATATGAATCTTGGGTTGCGATGTGGAACAATCCTTTTTCTGCCTGGAATTTTGTAAGAAGATTAGATTATCCGGTTCTTCAGACTCCGCCTAACAGTCAGATTGGTGGTGTTCCATATAGAATGTTGTATTCTGATCAGGAATATGTAGTAAACTTTGATAATGTTTCTGCAGCTGCTGCGGCAATAGGCGGAGATAAAGCAACAACCAAACTATTCTGGGACAAATTTTAA
- a CDS encoding SusC/RagA family TonB-linked outer membrane protein produces the protein MKKLTVSLLVLVLSSSVAVANAQQKKSDSTTQTKEIEGVVVTALGVKREKKALGYSSQEVKADKLFGGTTNTGNVASQLAGKVAGLNVNTNSNFGGSTNLVIRGVKSLQGSNPLIVIDGSPVNNTSTSSGNANGGFDLGNALADINQEDIESVNVLKGAAASALYGERGLNGVIVITTKNGKGKDDGSWGVTLSSSVQAGFIDKSTFPTYQTRYGAGYDPSFYYGTGLGGISNVNFGEDASWGPEYDPGKLVYAWDSFDPKSPNYGKATPWVAAKNGPLSFFDTPMSFINSIALSKGHKGFNFNLTYDNNMSNGLLPNSNLRKNTLSTKINYDLTPKLHATVYSTLTVQGTVGRTETGYNDNIVTGFRQWWQTNVDLVALQNSYNNNINNPTAANNYGNVTWNRVSAAKGTPAFWNNPYFQRYNNYESDDRTRIFTYAQLTYDVDSHINITGKFTYDNTNLLFERRLAVGSYPQAFGVSQKNVGSGYDRYDLTRKEINYDLFANYKYDLLPWLNISGIVGGTIRRNNASSIEASTEGGLIKPGLYSLDNSLRPELNPIENVSTVQTNSWYATASFDFNKIFYLDGTFRRDVSSTLPKQNNKYNYGSLSGSLILSELLKSQNSIVNFWKIRGNYAEVGGTADPYQLAPQYFTAGSFNGQVGVYKPLTVLSNPNLKPQRSKEFELGTEVHFLKDRITLDAAYYDTKTSNQIITPNISSGSGQLAAAINAGQINNKGVEVHLGITPIKTQDFSWDVDANWAKNTSKVVALEDGLKVYPLVGLVGATIVASVGNPWGDIYGTDYVYLNGQKVVDPNTGLYLKEDNKVIGNTQPKWTGGLRNTFRYKNISLSFLIDVRHGGDIFSSDLYYGLASGLYPETAVDGYRTNAVVLQGVNPNGQVNTTQAQVDVTGYNMNPNDSYDYAPDKRFVYDGSFVKLREASITYSLPKKLIASTFMTEAKISLVGRNLWIIHKNLPYADPESTQMGGLYSYGSSVGALPTTREIGVNVTFKF, from the coding sequence ATGAAGAAACTAACAGTGAGCCTGCTTGTTTTGGTATTGTCTTCATCTGTTGCTGTTGCAAATGCCCAGCAGAAGAAAAGTGATTCCACCACGCAGACAAAAGAAATTGAGGGGGTAGTGGTAACGGCACTAGGTGTCAAGAGAGAGAAAAAAGCCCTTGGGTATTCTTCTCAGGAAGTGAAAGCTGATAAATTATTTGGAGGAACTACTAATACTGGAAATGTTGCCTCGCAGCTTGCCGGAAAAGTGGCTGGTTTAAATGTGAATACCAATTCCAATTTTGGAGGTTCAACGAATTTAGTAATCAGAGGGGTTAAGTCTTTACAAGGAAGTAATCCGTTAATCGTAATTGATGGTTCGCCGGTAAATAATACATCTACATCTTCAGGTAACGCTAATGGAGGATTTGATTTAGGGAATGCTTTAGCTGATATTAACCAGGAAGATATAGAATCTGTAAACGTGCTAAAAGGGGCAGCAGCTTCTGCATTATATGGAGAAAGAGGTTTAAATGGAGTTATCGTAATTACCACTAAAAATGGTAAGGGTAAAGATGATGGATCTTGGGGAGTTACCTTATCATCATCTGTACAGGCAGGTTTTATAGATAAATCAACATTTCCTACCTATCAAACCAGATATGGAGCCGGATATGATCCTTCATTTTATTATGGAACAGGACTAGGTGGAATCAGCAATGTTAATTTTGGTGAGGATGCTTCCTGGGGACCTGAATATGATCCTGGTAAATTGGTGTATGCCTGGGATTCTTTTGACCCTAAGTCTCCAAACTATGGTAAAGCAACACCTTGGGTTGCTGCTAAAAACGGACCACTAAGCTTTTTTGACACACCTATGTCTTTCATCAACTCAATAGCTTTATCCAAAGGTCATAAAGGTTTTAATTTCAATTTGACCTATGATAATAATATGTCTAACGGATTATTACCCAACTCTAATTTAAGAAAGAATACTTTATCTACTAAAATAAATTACGATTTAACACCTAAACTTCATGCTACAGTTTACTCCACTTTAACTGTACAAGGGACGGTTGGACGTACTGAAACCGGATATAATGATAACATCGTTACAGGATTCAGACAATGGTGGCAGACTAACGTAGATTTGGTAGCATTACAAAATTCTTATAATAACAATATCAACAATCCTACTGCTGCTAATAATTATGGAAATGTGACCTGGAATAGAGTTTCTGCGGCGAAAGGAACTCCTGCGTTTTGGAATAATCCATATTTTCAGCGATATAATAATTATGAGTCTGATGATAGAACGAGAATCTTCACCTATGCACAGTTAACTTATGATGTTGATTCTCACATAAACATTACAGGTAAGTTTACTTATGATAATACCAACTTGCTTTTTGAAAGAAGATTGGCTGTAGGATCATATCCTCAGGCATTCGGCGTTTCACAGAAAAATGTAGGTTCTGGTTATGACAGATATGATCTGACCAGAAAAGAGATCAATTATGATCTTTTTGCCAACTATAAATATGATTTGCTTCCTTGGCTAAACATTAGTGGTATTGTCGGAGGAACAATCCGCAGAAATAATGCAAGTTCAATTGAAGCATCTACTGAAGGTGGACTTATCAAGCCAGGATTATATTCTTTAGATAATTCATTAAGGCCGGAACTGAACCCGATTGAGAATGTTTCAACGGTTCAGACAAACAGTTGGTATGCAACTGCTTCATTTGATTTTAATAAAATTTTCTATTTAGACGGAACATTCCGCCGAGATGTAAGCTCAACGCTTCCTAAGCAAAATAATAAATATAACTATGGTTCTCTTTCCGGGTCTTTGATATTATCAGAACTCCTTAAATCTCAGAATTCCATTGTGAATTTCTGGAAAATAAGAGGGAATTATGCTGAAGTTGGAGGTACCGCAGATCCATACCAGCTGGCCCCCCAATATTTCACAGCAGGTTCGTTTAACGGACAGGTAGGAGTATACAAGCCTTTGACTGTATTATCTAATCCAAATTTAAAACCACAAAGATCTAAGGAATTTGAATTGGGAACAGAAGTTCACTTTTTAAAAGACCGAATTACTTTAGATGCAGCTTACTATGACACCAAAACTTCTAATCAGATTATTACGCCTAATATTTCTTCTGGTTCAGGGCAATTGGCAGCTGCAATTAATGCGGGACAAATTAATAACAAAGGGGTTGAGGTTCATTTAGGGATTACCCCAATAAAAACACAGGATTTTTCTTGGGATGTAGATGCCAACTGGGCTAAAAATACAAGTAAAGTTGTTGCATTAGAAGATGGTTTAAAGGTATATCCACTGGTTGGTTTGGTGGGAGCAACCATTGTTGCTTCTGTAGGAAATCCTTGGGGAGATATTTACGGAACAGACTATGTTTATCTGAATGGGCAAAAAGTGGTGGATCCTAATACAGGACTATATTTAAAAGAAGACAATAAAGTTATTGGGAATACACAGCCAAAATGGACCGGAGGATTGAGAAATACGTTCAGATACAAAAATATATCTCTTAGCTTCCTGATTGATGTGAGACATGGAGGAGATATCTTCTCATCAGATTTATATTACGGATTAGCAAGTGGGTTGTATCCTGAAACAGCTGTTGATGGTTATAGAACTAATGCAGTGGTACTTCAGGGAGTAAATCCTAATGGTCAGGTAAATACTACTCAGGCTCAGGTGGATGTAACAGGTTATAATATGAATCCAAATGACAGCTATGACTATGCGCCGGATAAACGATTTGTCTATGACGGATCTTTTGTGAAGCTAAGAGAAGCAAGTATCACCTATTCACTGCCTAAAAAGTTAATTGCGAGTACTTTCATGACTGAAGCCAAAATTTCACTGGTAGGAAGAAACTTATGGATTATTCATAAAAACTTGCCTTATGCAGATCCGGAATCAACGCAGATGGGTGGACTTTATTCTTATGGTTCATCAGTAGGGGCTTTACCAACGACTAGAGAAATTGGAGTGAATGTAACATTTAAATTCTAA
- a CDS encoding lipocalin-like domain-containing protein, with translation MKYFIGILLLMGIVSCSSDEDNNAVVNEVGINGTWRPFKYEFRGKNITLNDCEDKGVIMINADFSGSYDRYESGSSGNCNLSDSFVGKWAYDSLYNTLTITYTDAGVTKTMKKVVQSYSDTELRINDNSKNLDNTPGNDDAVLVFRKE, from the coding sequence ATGAAATATTTTATTGGAATTCTTTTATTGATGGGAATTGTTTCATGTTCCAGTGATGAAGATAATAATGCAGTGGTGAATGAGGTGGGTATAAATGGAACCTGGAGGCCATTTAAATATGAGTTCAGAGGTAAAAATATTACATTGAATGATTGTGAGGATAAAGGCGTCATTATGATTAATGCAGATTTTTCAGGATCCTATGACAGGTATGAATCCGGATCTTCCGGAAATTGTAATTTATCAGACTCTTTTGTAGGAAAATGGGCCTATGACAGTTTATATAATACGCTTACCATCACTTATACAGATGCCGGAGTTACTAAAACAATGAAAAAAGTAGTACAGTCCTATTCTGATACTGAACTGAGAATTAATGACAACAGCAAAAATCTGGATAATACTCCAGGCAATGATGATGCTGTCCTTGTTTTCAGAAAAGAATAA